One region of Salvia miltiorrhiza cultivar Shanhuang (shh) chromosome 3, IMPLAD_Smil_shh, whole genome shotgun sequence genomic DNA includes:
- the LOC131018794 gene encoding uncharacterized protein LOC131018794, whose product MDSIPHFDEVDNMVKVVDDEVDVSQAKPHGKRPSVEASTNSIALKKPRNIGHLDLIYQKLPNAKSSKTSQSQFEEAQKKLREAAVEKFARWMYDAGISFNAVQYDSFKPMIEAIGQYGPGMKPPSFHEVRVPYLKKEIEHTKLIMKEHEEQNVKYGCTLMSDGWRDKKGRSLINFLVNTPKGSMFVKSVDVSEYSHTGMKMLELLDKFVQEVGENHVVQVVTDSASNNVYAGKLLEEKYKHIFWSPCAAHCLDLMFEDIFEMPDLKRTLERAIMVNGYIYNRTQVLNMMREFTEKRDMIRPTKTRFATAFLTLRSFQMQKQNLKSMFSSEKWNKSKIANEKQGKLVSNVIFMTSFWNTVSYALKVGAPLVHVLRLVDGEKKPPMGYI is encoded by the exons ATGGATTCGATTCCTCACTTTGATGAGGTAGACAACATGGTGAAAGTAGTAGATGATGAAGTAGACGTTTCACAGGCAAAACCTCATGGAAAACGGCCATCAGTTGAGGCATCTACAAATTCTATAGCATTGAAGAAACCACGGAATATTGGTCATTTGGATTTGATCTACCAGAAGCTACCGAATGCGAAGAGTTCCAAAACTTCACAATCACAATTTGAAGAAGCTCAAAAGAAGTTAAGGGAGGCTGCCGTTGAAAAGTTTGCAAGGTGGATGTACGATGCTGGTATCTCATTCAATGCAGTTCAATACGATAGTTTCAAGCCGATGATTGAAGCCATAGGGCAATACGGACCCGGCATGAAACCTCCAAGTTTTCATGAAGTGCGAGTTCCATACTTGAAAAAGGAGATTGAACACACAAAGTTAATCATGAAAGAGCATGAAGAACAGAATGTGAAGTATGGATGCACACTGATGAGTGATGGATGGAGGGATAAAAAAGGAAGATCACTCATCAACTTTTTAGTGAATACGCCTAAGGGAAGCATGTTCGTGAAGTCTGTTGATGTTTCTGAATATTCTCACACTGGGATGAAGATGCTTGAGCTGCTAGATAAATTCGTTCAGGAGGTGGGAGAAAATCATGTGGTGCAAGTTGTTACGGATAGTGCTTCTAATAATGTTTATGCTG GAAAATTGTTGGAAGAGAAGTACAAGCACATATTTTGGTCTCCTTGTGCTGCACATTGCTTAGATTTAATGTTTGAAGACATCTTCGAAATGCCTGATTTGAAGAGAACACTTGAACGTGCTATCATGGTTAATGGCTATATTTACAACCGCACTCAAGTGTTAAACATGATGAGGGAATTTACTGAGAAAAGAGACATGATTAGGCCTACAAAAACTCGCTTTGCGACTGCGTTTTTGACATTGAGGAGCTTTCAAATGCAAAAGCAAAACTTGAAGAGTATGTTCAGTTCTGAAAAATGGAATAAGAGCAAGATTGCAAATGAGAAGCAAGGTAAACTCGTGTCAAATGTTATCTTCATGACCTCCTTTTGGAACACTGTAAGTTATGCACTGAAAGTAGGCGCCCCACTTGTGCATGTCCTTCGTTTGGTGGATGGTGAGAAAAAACCTCCTATGGGATATATATGA